A portion of the Gossypium arboreum isolate Shixiya-1 chromosome 8, ASM2569848v2, whole genome shotgun sequence genome contains these proteins:
- the LOC108464244 gene encoding outer envelope pore protein 37, chloroplastic-like: MLDASPRIPNYLVPPLLPPPPPSPLEPEPEPPPPSPPPTKPYQFLSSVSSLRVTSEFDTDSRVFFHKLSCKLFDNLAKLKLSFINNAKREITEPQLALFSKYLSIYYDPEEQNAIFRGYYNVGPTWHFKAAIDVKAQQAELAVIAKLADPSYAVEVSSPVPDVSSPRATFRFPIGEFSLEEREEDDVPRLSINGIVKGPILYGVGAARYMDEELKLRYSYKDGTMSFIPSISLPTNTASFAFKRRFSPSDKLSYWYNLDSNYWSVVYKHTYDKDLKFKAGYDSEVRLCWASLWVGDENGKAKTTPMKMKIQVMLQVPQDDITSTVILFRVKKRWDILLLSHATLPVSLWHGYWTSFYVMIYIIANCFIIYNIMASVGC, encoded by the exons ATGCTGGACGCTTCTCCTCGAATCCCCAATTACCTTGTCCCGCCCCTGTTACCGCCACCGCCACCGTCCCCTTTGGAGCCGGAGCCTGAGCCACCGCCACCTTCTCCACCACCCACGAAGCCCTACCAGTTTCTCTCTTCGGTATCCTCCCTCAGAGTGACTTCAGAGTTCGATACTGATAGCCGCGTGTTCTTCCACAAGCTGTCTTGTAAGCTCTTCGACAACCTTGCGAAGCTCAAACTCTCCTTCATCAACAACGCCAAACGCGAGATCACGGAGCCCCAGTTGGCGCTATTTTCTAAGTACTTGTCCATATACTACGATCCTGAAGAACAAAATGCCATATTCCGGGGTTACTACAATGTCGGTCCTACGTGGCATTTCAAAGCTGCCATTGATGTTAAG gcACAACAAGCTGAACTGGCAGTTATTGCAAAACTTGCTGATCCTAGTTATGCTGTTGAAGTGTCATCACCTGTTCCCGATGTTTCATCG CCCAGAGCGACATTTAGATTTCCCATCGGTGAATTTTCATTAGAGGAGAGGGAAGAGGATGACGTACCAAGGTTGTCGATAAATGGAATTGTTAAAGGTCCAATCTTGTATGGGGTAGGTGCCGCACGTTACATGGATGAAGAACTGAAACTAAGATACTCATATAAG GATGGGACAATGTCATTTATTCCTAGCATTTCACTACCAACTAATACGGCGTCATTTGCATTCAAGCGACGCTTCAGTCCATCGGATAAATTGAG CTACTGGTACAATCTTGATTCAAACTATTGGAGTGTGGTGTACAAGCACACGTATGACAAAGACTTGAAATTCAAAGCTGGCTACGATTCTGAGGTTCGTCTTTGCTGGGCTTCTCTATGG GTTGGAGATGAAAATGGCAAGGCAAAGACGACCCCCATGAAGATGAAAATCCAGGTTATGCTACAGGTACCACAGGATGACATTACGTCAACAGTGATATTGTTCCGTGTTAAAAAGAGGTGGGATATTTTATTGTTGTCCCATGCCACACTTCCTGTTTCTCTTTGGCATGGTTATTGGACATCTTTTTATGTGATGATATATATAATTGCTAATTGCTTTATAATTTATAACATAATGGCATCAGTTGGTTGTTGA